GCTGCCCACCGTGCCCTCGATACCCCAATCGCCGACCGACGGGCTGCAGAACGCCTACTGAGGAACCGATGCCGAACCACTCCTTCAGGCTCAACGGCACCCAGGTCACGGTCGACGTCCCTGACGACCTGCGGCTCCTCTGGGTGCTGCGCGACGTTCTCGGTGTGCACGGGCCGAAGTACGGCTGCGGTCTGGACGTCTGCAAGGCGTGCACCTCCCATATCAACGGCGAGGCCTTCAGCCCCTGCTCGGTGCCGATCAACGACGTCCAGGCATCCGACGAGGTGACGACGATCGAGGGCCTGCCGGCCACCGTCGGCAAGGCTCTCCACCCCATGCAGGAGGCCTGGCTCGAGCTCGATGTGCCTCAATGCGGGTACTGTCAACCAGGCCAGATCATGGCGGCGGTGGCCAAGGTCAGACAGGTCCGGGCCGAAGGACGTGAGATCGACGACGCCGACCTGGACGAGATCCGGAACATCTGCCGGTGCGGCACCTACGCCCGCATTCGCGACGCGATCAGGACCGGCGCCCAGCACATGTAGGTCCGGGCGCCGCTAGTCGGTCTCGAGCTCCTTCACCCACTGGGGCGCGTGGACTCGGGCCCACCGCCTGCTGATCCACCCGCGGAACATCGACCGGAGGGCGTCGCGATGGGTCAGGGCGAACCCGATATGGCCGATCACCACGGCGAAGACGGCGAAGGCGATGACGTCGTGCACGAACGTGGCCCCGGTGCGCCAGTCCACGGGAAACGGCTTGTACCAGTGCATCACCGATCCCGTCGCGAACATGGCGACGATCACGCCGGCGGTGAATGCGGCGTTGAGCTTCTGCCCGGCGTTGAACTTGCCCGGCTCGACCACCGGGTAGCGACCGACGCTGCGAAGCCAGCGACGTTCGTCGGACGTCCACAGGTTGAGCCGGCGCACGTCACGCCGGAGCCGGCGGCCCCACGGGCCGAGCAGTGACACGAGCAGGGGGACCGGAAGCGCGACCCCGCACCAGGAGTGGATCTCTGCCAAGAGGGCCCGCCGTCCCACGAGCTGGGCCACCGAGCCCACGTAGAGCGGGATGGCGGTGAGCATGAGAATGGCGAAGAGAACGGCGAGGGACCAGTGGGCCAGCCGCTCGACCCTGTCGAAGCGCAGGAGACGCTGGTCGTCAGCTGGTCTGGGCATCGCTGCGGCCGTTGGAGCTCCCCACCCAGGCGTC
This sequence is a window from Acidimicrobiales bacterium. Protein-coding genes within it:
- a CDS encoding (2Fe-2S)-binding protein produces the protein MPNHSFRLNGTQVTVDVPDDLRLLWVLRDVLGVHGPKYGCGLDVCKACTSHINGEAFSPCSVPINDVQASDEVTTIEGLPATVGKALHPMQEAWLELDVPQCGYCQPGQIMAAVAKVRQVRAEGREIDDADLDEIRNICRCGTYARIRDAIRTGAQHM
- a CDS encoding cytochrome b/b6 domain-containing protein, translated to MPRPADDQRLLRFDRVERLAHWSLAVLFAILMLTAIPLYVGSVAQLVGRRALLAEIHSWCGVALPVPLLVSLLGPWGRRLRRDVRRLNLWTSDERRWLRSVGRYPVVEPGKFNAGQKLNAAFTAGVIVAMFATGSVMHWYKPFPVDWRTGATFVHDVIAFAVFAVVIGHIGFALTHRDALRSMFRGWISRRWARVHAPQWVKELETD